A single Cannabis sativa cultivar Pink pepper isolate KNU-18-1 chromosome 7, ASM2916894v1, whole genome shotgun sequence DNA region contains:
- the LOC133039614 gene encoding uncharacterized protein LOC133039614, giving the protein MSIIDDYSRKVWVFLLKSKDLAFETFVDWKILIENQTSRKIKKLRTDNGLECCSDMFASYCRKEGIVRHHTVVKNPQQNGLAERMNRTLLERVRCMLIGAGLAKHFWGEAVKTAYYLINRCPSTALNFKTPQEFWTGKAPSYEHLKVFGCTAYAHIRQDKLQPRALKCLFLGYLDGIKGYKLWCLEEGYKKCIISRDVIFREDEMPLKTTREIPMSSDVVPRSVQVELEQRTESLNQASTDQRKETETTSNLDDYQLAKDRTRREIRAPEKFGYANFSAYALSVTDEVDNTVPKSYQEAVNRKDGKKWLQAIQLCCEAYNYSSYVTLAVTKGWPIRQLDVNNAFLNGDLHEEIYMVQPPGCIDPKHPNKITNSSWLYILVYVDDILITGSDSPQVSSLIVALSSNFTLKDLGLISFFLGIQVLPTTEGVVLSQQKYIQDLICKAELQGAKPQSTPMNSGLRLSNYGSDPVEDPSAYRSLNPFQSHVVAVKRIICYLAGTTDYGLHIKRSPHLRLEAYCDADWAADPDDRRSTTGYCIFWGENLISWQSKKQNTISRSSTEAEFRSLASVVTEISWLNAH; this is encoded by the exons GAGCATCATTGATGACTACTCTAGGAAGGTGTGGGTTTTCTTATTGAAAAGCAAAGATCTGGCTTTTGAGACCTTTGTTGACTGGAAGATATTGATTGAAAATCAAACTAGTAGGAAGATAAAGAAACTCAGAACTGATAATGGGTTAGAATGCTGCTCTGATATGTTTGCAAGTTATTGTAGGAAAGAAGGCATTGTCAGGCATCACACAGTGGTCAAGAACCCTCAGCAAAATGGCCTTGCTGAGAGAATGAACAGAACCCTGTTGGAAAGGGTAAGGTGCATGCTCATAGGAGCTGGTTTGGCCAAGCATTTTTGGGGTGAAGCTGTAAAAACTGCTTACTATTTGATAAATAGATGTCCCTCTACAGCATTAAATTTCAAAACTCCTCAAGAATTCTGGACTGGCAAAGCACCTAGCTATGAACATCTCAAAGTCTTTGGTTGCACTGCCTATGCTCACATCAGGCAAGACAAGCTGCAACCAAGAGCACTTAAATGCTTATTTCTTGGCTACCTTGATGGAATCAAGGGCTACAAACTCTGGTGTTTGGAGGAAGGGTACAAGAAATGCATAATAAGCAGAGATGTCATCTTTAGAGAAGATGAAATGCCATTGAAAACCACCAGAGAAATCCCCATGAGCTCAGATGTTGTTCCTAGGAGTGTTCAAGTGGAACTTGAACAAAGAACTGAGTCTCTGAATCAAGCTTCCACAGATCAGAGAAAAGAAACTGAGACAACAAGCAACCTAGATGACTACCAACTTGCCAAGGATAGAACTAGGAGAGAAATCAGGGCACCTGAGAAGTTTGGCTATGCTAATTTTTCAGCATATGCTCTGTCTGTCACAGATGAAGTTGACAACACAGTGCCCAAATCCTATCAAGAAGCAGTGAATCGCAAAGATGGCAAGAAGTGGCTGCAGGCTATTCAA CTCTGTTGTGAAGCCTACAACTATTCGAGTTACGTAACTCTTGCAGTGACAAAAGGTTGGCCAATAAGGCAGTTGGATGTTAACAATGCCTTTTTAAATGGAGACCTACATGAGGAGATTTACATGGTTCAACCCCCTGGATGCATTGATCCAAAACATCCAAACAAG ATCACCAATTCAAGCTGGCTTTATATTCTTGTATACGTGGATGATATCTTGATTACTGGTTCTGATAGTCCTCAAGTGTCTTCCCTAATTGTAGCACTCAGTTCCAACTTTACACTTAAAGACCTTGGTCTCATCTCCTTTTTCTTGGGAATACAAGTGCTTCCCACTACTGAAGGTGTCGTCTTATCTCAACAAAAATATATTCAGGATCTGATATGTAAAGCTGAACTCCAAGGTGCCAAACCACAAAGTACCCCAATGAATAGTGGGTTGAGATTGTCCAATTATGGCAGCGACCCTGTTGAAGATCCTTCTGCATATAGGTCATTG AATCCTTTTCAGTCACACGTTGTTGCTGTCAAAAGAATTATCTGTTATCTTGCTGGCACAACAGACTACGGTCTTCATATCAAAAGATCTCCACACTTGCGTCTTGAAGCATACTGTGATGCTGACTGGGCCGCTGATCCCGATGATCGACGCTCGACTACTGGCTACTGCATTTTCTGGGGTGAAAATCTGATTAGTTGGCAGTCCAAGAAACAGAACACTATCTCTCGATCATCCACAGAAGCTGAATTTCGAAGCCTTGCTTCTGTGGTGACTGAAATAAGTTGGCTCAATGCTCACTGA